In the genome of Sander lucioperca isolate FBNREF2018 chromosome 18, SLUC_FBN_1.2, whole genome shotgun sequence, the window agagaggctgagttGACTGGTTATAATGGGACAGACGGGCTGAGTTGACTGGTTATAATGGAACAGAGAGGCTGAGTTGACTGGTTATATTATGTATTGAGAATGAAGGAGCAGAGAAGTTCAACCTGGAGCAGATTCAGATGCGCAGCACAACTCCCAGAATGACGATCAGACAGGTGAGTACAACAACACACCTATTTATGGATGGAAGTGTACAGAGAGGGTGTGCAGAAGCTACACTGAGGCAGACAGGTGTATATATTTAGAATTGATAATCAGCTGTATGTACAGGCTGCAAAGTGCCGTCTATAGAAAAGGAATATAATGTTGAGTTGGGGCAGTGATGATGTTCCATCATGGTTTTGTTGGAATGACATTTAATGCAATTCATTTTGTAGCATGAAGGTGTTATTTCATTTAACAGTAGCACCatctaaaatgtaatgttttactcacagtacattttaactgacttacttatttttacttttaactaagtacatttttacacaagtacttttacttcagtacaatATACTCATACTCTTTCCATCGCTCCTGTTAATTTAGCGTTAAGCTACgtgttttttaacttttaactcTTGTCGACAGTATGTTTACTAGGAGCCCTGTCACACCAACGTAAACCCGCACAAGCCTTTCATCACTGACCTGTTGCAGATGTTGCATAAAGGCCTCGTTCGGACTCAGTGAGTGGGTCACCTCCTCCACTACTTGGGTCATGTCTGCTGGGGGCAGCAGAAGTTTGGGGATCTCCACAGCTGGATCGGGAGCCAGAGGTGGTTCAGGGGGAGGCTGCAGAACTGTGACTACAGGAGGAGAGGACTGCAGCCCTGCAGAGGTGGGCTGCACCGACACATGCTGGAGGACATGTCCATAGGGCTGCAGCAGGCCACAAAACAGACATCAGAGCTAGTTAAAGctgaatttgaattgctaaatatctaataataataatacattttatttacatagtgctttacatggtactcactttacagtaaaaccagcacatatagcacattaaaaacacataagcaataaaaccaacacatgaaacaagcatattaaaagctaTTAGATTAAACATCACAGATTGGGTTGTGGCCAGGAATGCAACATGCTTTAACTTTAAACATCTTGACAGTTGTAAAGCAGCACTTTTTTGTCTTGTGTAATTCAATGTGAACTATACCAGTATGTTTAGTAAGTTTTAGCTATTTAACTACAAATCCAGTATATTCTACATGTTTCTGACCATTTGCAAAGGCACGTTATACAGTTTTGGCAGACATCCGAGTATAAAAATCACTTGTGTAATCCCTTATAATGAACATCAAGTCtgcatgattttctttttttacattatcaTTACGTTGTAATGCAGTTTAGGTGCAGACGGATTTTGCAGGaagcttaaaaaaagaacagtCAAAATCGAAGCTGCGAAGGCAGAGATGTCCTGACTTTCAGTTCCTTGTATGGGGCAAGCTTTTCTACATTTCTCAGAATGCAACTCAAAATATCTTTTTCAATTAACCTTTTCTCAGTGTTAAAAGCCTCAGTCTTTCAAACGCTACATTCACAGTTTGTAGCACAGACTTTCTGTTAAGAGTTTTCCTTCAAGCCCGAGCTAAGATagccctgatgacatcattagggttatatatttatttactcaGATTTTGGATTGCTGCCACAGATGACACTatactagaggtgcaacgatgaatcgattaatcgattagttgtcaactattaaattaatcgccaactattttgataatcgattgagtcatttttttattaaaaaaaataagatttctctgattccagcttgttaaatgtgaatatcttctagtttcttccctcctctgtgacagtaaactgaatatctttgagttttggacaaaacaagacatttgaggacgtcatcttaggctttgggaaacactgatccacatttttcaccatgttttgacatttttatagatcaaacaactaatcgattaatcgagaaaataatcgacagattaatcgactatgaaaataatccttagttgcagccctatgcTATACACTataactgttttcacaggctgagcAGTACTCGTTCTGAAGAGTAAACTGATCTTCACATATCTTACTGTGACAATATAATACTGACAGAAATGAATGCAGACTTCATGTTCACTGAGATAGATTACACCATCCGAGTTTCAGGAACTGATATTCATACTGCACGGGAATGAAAGGAAGCCAATGTACGCCTGCAACATTTAAGCAAAAATAAATTCAAACAACTAAAACACAGCAGCATGGCTTGTTATCACCatgtaaaataatatatataatgagATAGAAGATTTGATTGCATGCCAAATTCTTGAGACAGGTGTGGCAGCTCACCTGTGGGAGTTGGTGGAAGGTCTCCTCTGAGCCGGTCCTCTCCTCTTGCATGGCTCTTTCTGGCAGCAGCACCACAGAGGCCTGCTGGAGGCTCAGCTGTCCTTCTGTCCCTCCTGTGTTTGCCTGGGCAGCAAAGGGCAGGCCCTGAACTACTGAGGGGCCGTTCACAATCGAGATGGAAGTGAGATCTGAGGGAAGCACCCCTGAACTGTTGATCAGCGTAATGTGGTTCCCAAGAGCGGGACTGTGGACCAGGGTGGTGCGCTGCCCCTGCCCTCCTGGAGTGTAGGTTCCAGCCAGCTGTGCAGGCATCTGGAAGACGGTAGGGGGCGCTGACTGTAGCTGCAAAGGTCCTGACAGCACAGTGGCCTGGCGGAGCGCTAGCTGCCCCGAAGAGGTGGTGAAGACAGGGCTGAAGTTGAGCTGTCTTTGGGGCATGGTCAGGATCTGAGAGCCCTCTACGAGCTGCCCAGTGGAGGGGTTCACGGCGTGGAGCGACGGGCCACGGTGACTGGGGGTCAGCAACGGTCGAGCTGCGCCAGCAGGCTGGGAGATGGTTACAGGGGACTGGCCTGGAAGAAGGAACTGGTTTTGGCCCTGGAAGAGTCCCTGAGGCTGGAGCACGAAGGAGCCGCCTTGGTTGACCAGCTGCAGGCTGACCGGTTTGGGGAGCTGCTGGGTGGGCTGCGGCGGCGGAGCTGCAGGCTTCTGGCTCGGAGGTTGGGACAGTAAAATATTTGGTGAGGCAGTCCCAGGGACAAACGTAAGACCTGGGGTGTGTTTTTGCCCAGAAGGCTTGGGGCTAATTTGAACCAGCCTGGGCTGAATGCTGATAGGCAGCTTGGGTTGGATGTGAAGAGGGGCACGCTGCAGGACGATGCCCggtgccgctgctgctgctgttctcaGGGTTGGGGTGATAAGAGGACGACTAGTCACACTGGGAACAGCCTTGTGATGGATGATCATACTGGATGCCTGGGCAGGACTCAGAGAGAAGGAGGTCTCTGGAGAAGCAGCAGGGAACACGTTTCCAGGCAGGAGCCCCATCAGCTGAGGAGGGGCAGCAGGTTTTAGAGAAGGGCAGCCTGGCCCAACAGCCAGGAGGGAGGGCTGGGGAGGCTCCACTGCTGCCTGGGTGTCTCTGATGGGCAAAGTCACAGACTTGGGCATGTATGGTACGGTgggtggagagaggagaggggcaGGCGAGTACAGGGACAGGCTGTCCCCAGGCTGGGCCAGACCTGCCTCCAGAGCCATGGTCTGCTCTGTGATCTCAGCCTCCTGCAGGCTCTGCTGGAGGATATCACATGCCACCTCTGcctcctccgcttcctcctcctcctcctcctcctttccctTCCTTGCCTCAAATCCAGCCTCCACAGGTGTCCCAGCCTGCACCAACTGCGGGTCTTCTCCACCCTCCGGCGATGACAGGAGGGCCTCCTCCAGGAAGGACAGATCCACACACCCAGGTGGAGGTGTGTCTGGGGAACCCCTGCCGTCTCCCAGCAGAGAGACGGGGCTCTGGAGGAGGAAACAGGGAGAGGTGCAGACAACAGGATagaggagagagacgagagtGAAAAGAAAGAATTGTGAGATTAGCAGGAGTTAACAGGAAGCCATTTCAGGcacagaagaagagagagaaaaaaataattcttcTGGGGAAACCACTGGTTGTTGTGACGCCGCTGGCTGTGGATCCAGACACTCACCGGGGCATCTGCGAAGAGGGAGGGCTCCCCAGAGGAGGAGTTAATGAGCAGGTCTTCAGTCTGCagctgggggggagggggtgagAAATCAGCCAATTTTTAGGTTGGGCTCGCAAAGTACACACTATTACATTACGACTCTTATTCACACTGTCAGCCCTCCTCCACACATCTCACACTATTATGTGCCAAGAAATATCCCcatcatcaaaaccaaattgtaccccaaaattacttacagaaggaccccaaaccacttcatatgcaactccactgtataccctactactaacttactgatttacctgacagaggacgttgcagattcagaatgtaatcacaaaatgacaatgtggagtaatcagacattagcctcatggactcatggcagtgtgttaaccacctggcccgttatgagagctaattaGCACATATCTGcattaatcaaccaccagaactggactgtgtgtgtgtgtgtgtgtgtgtgtgtgtgtgtgtgtgtgtgtgtgtgtgtgtgtgttcttgtttaactatattcgtggggtccaaaaaccgggactACAgtgtacttgtggggtccggacagctttgtggggccaaaatgctggaccccacaactttaaagggctgtttgagggttaagacttggttttaggattagggttagaattaggttatggttagggtgagggtaagggttaaggttaggcatttagttgtgatggttaaggttagggtaaggggctagggaatgcattatgtcaatggcacacttgtgtgtgtgtgtgtgtgtgtgtgtgtgtgtgtggagagagagagagagagagagagggagcgagagagggagggagggagagagagagagagagggggagagagagagagggggagagagagagagagagagagagggagagagagggagggagggagagagggagggagggggagagagagagagagagggggagagagagagagagagagagagggagggagagagagggagagagagagggagggagggggagagagagagagagagagagagggagggagggagagagggggagagagagagagagagagagagggggagagagagagagagagagagggggagagagagagagagagagagcgagagagagagagagagagagagagggtgttgTCTCGTGTCGTATGATCATTAAcaaatttaacacttcagcagaggtgttcatttccatacaggtgtagtggcttgacagttaactgtgaagtaggggatttgattcgcgggggtattttggcgacggtaatgttattagttagcagtagacttaattaacccggggtgagtctgatgaaaactgctgtgtctgcccggttcagctctcagattttctcgcattgcacagcgctgtgaaggaatcaTCTCCGAGATTACTTTATATTCTGCCTCtggttagaagtggtgaatgtaggctacagctcacagcaacttaatactataGTGTCTGGTTtctgtttgatatttagtgttggcaaatggctttttgttgagtttcctcttagcgaaaAAATAGACACGGAAAAGCATAGCGCCTTTTTTTTTCGCCGACCTTATTCCACACAACAGTCGCAATGTTCCTTTCAGCTATCCActcgtgctccaggaaagtgaagaaaagtaagTTTGGTATATCCAGTAACACCCCTCCCCCGCTGTTGTATagcgttctgcatgtggcgtGCAGGCTACCTTCCCACCAAACACGCCCCCAATCACGGACAACGATGTGACTcaaaaacagtgtctggtaGCCTGCCTATGAGTGATATCACGCTCCGTCTGCCACAAAAAACTCTGTAGCTGGCTGTGCTTTGCAcgtgtgggattctgaaacgtccttgaattcgggaattgtcgtttgtttattcaaagtcaaagacagcccaaagtagtgctacttttgcacatttttgtgggtctgaggtgccgtgctgtgcagtgtgagagggggagtggccagcagctagtgcggcaaaagccaatgtgtacttcttttaccgatatatatttaacgatatcttttgcatttctaatccaaacaatgtcaaacttactcgtgcccgtagcaagacacctgtcaagtttgaaatccatcggactaacggttctagagatatgcgcataacacacacacacacacacacacacacacacacacacacacacacacacacacacagacagacagacgttcctgcaatttatagatagatgcactattgattttttttatttttctttgagtCCCTCTCTGTTTTAGGCTCTTTTGTTACCTCATTGGTCCCATGAAGGAAGTCATTCAGGGCTTGGGGGTCACTGCGAAGACAAAGAGAATCAAAATCTGTTAAATCTTTTTGAATATTTCCTGCAAACCAAGAAATTGCACATGGCAACAAAGAACTAGTTTAAGAGGACATTACATCTTATATAACACAACCCTGTCCAGTTTATATAATACTAATTACTTTTGATCATCTACAGACACTGTTTATTCCGTTGGATCCCAGTAAGAGTCAGACACTCACCACAAAACATCAAGTAGACAAGTCCCATCTTCATCCTCCATGTCAACTAGGAGGAAGACAAATGCAATCATGTTTAAATTATTGGGATGAAGGATCATTAGGAAAAACAATGCATTACACACATTTTTAGTGTTATTATGGCTGCAACTATTGAGAATTTTCAATATCGATGAAATTATTTTTATGTAGGAGTTATTATACAGTAGATGccgattttaattttttaaaagctCCATTGATATACAAGTTCCTAATGGCCCTCCACAGTACACATCTGACATGCTTTGGCTTCTCCTAAAGAAATTAATTTGTGCCTTattgatgtatgtgtatggatGTAcactttatgtatttatttgcttTTCGGTTTTATTGTTATCCTGTAAAGCACCATAAACTGCTTTTGAATGACCTTGTGCATGAACGTCTTAAATTAGTTCTATAATTAGTTGACTATAAAAAAAGTTGGGAAAAATGCCCGTCACAAGTGCCCAGAGCCCAAGGTGCCATCTTTAAATTGCTTTTTTGAGTCCAAACAGTCCAAAATCCAGATAAAAatcaatttacaatgatataaaaaagAGAATAGTGGTAAATCAGCTGAGACTTAttagcatttttgcttgataaatggcTTAGATGATTGATtgccaaagaaaaaaacaaacaatagctTCAGTATTAGGCTAATTGTTGTCCAGACCAGTGGTCCCCCAACCCTTTTAACCTGTGACCCCTTATCACAGTTCCTGGCCTCAGTGTGGACATACTGTAAGTTAGATAAGTTCAACCAAAGAGTGATTCTCTCTCTCAGATTGTTTCAGTTGAATACCTGAAGAGGTGAACCAGTATTTCGCAAGaacaaaatctaaaaaaaatatagataATTTGAtgtaacagaaatatcagacaacCCTCTCAGAGTGTGGGTCCCAAACCAGAGGATAGGAATCACTGGATAGAACATTTTAAAGATAAAGTGATGAAGCCATTTGTCACCATCCCATGAGTTATACTCTCTCTAATCATGAGTGCCATTCATGTATCCACAGACCCCAACACGGACCTACTTCATATGTGAGAGGCCCCATACAGAGCGGTCGAGCTGAGTTCTAGTGGTGGCCTCATGGGAAGTCGTGGCCGGGCTTCAGTGTCTGGAGGCGGCGCGATGCCAGGCCGAGGCGGCGGGTCGGAGACGGGTCCTCCCTCTGCTGCTGGGGCATCGCTTCGTTGCGTGTTCACGGTGCGGGGAAGCCGGTGGAGAGGCTGGAGGGGagaggcacaaacacacacacacacacacacacacacacacacacacacacacacacacacacacacacacacacacacacagagcatatATGCTGTCAGGTCACCCGAGGTTACCATCAGCCAAAACACATTCTCATCTGAGCGGCGAGAGACATAAGATCAATACATGATTCATCAGTTTCTCCTCAGCTGTGGCTGGCTGGGCAGTGTGTGATCAGACAcctggggggtgggggtgatCTTTTACCAATAATCGCGTCATATTCTATCGATTAATGCTGACATGACGCCGATGAGGAATATGGAAGCTATTGTTGTGGCTATCTATAGCAGACGTGAGATGTGAACGCCTCGGCTGTAAATAGACGGCTCCTCCTGCGTCTCGGATGGGACTTGTCCTGTCCTCatggctgaggaggaggaggaagaagaagaagcagcagcAATGTGGAAAAGCCAATTAGAACATTACTCACTGTCTCGCGCTCCATTTCCAGGGGAGGACCCTTAAAATAACAAGACAAACCTCCCCCCTCCGAGCTCGCTGAcaattttccaaaaaaaaatgtaatttgtttacaacacgACAACCGCATTAACACCCTCGAGGTACCGCATCGCCCAATGAAATTCAGGCACACGAGCCCTCATCTAAACCTGCAGCGGCAGGTGCATGCTATTCTCCGGCAATAACAGGGACCATAGGGTCCACTGATGCGTTTGTAGGTTACGTAAGGTGaatgtgtgttcatgtgaaatTAATGAATGTCCCGAACGATGCAGGATGCGAAGCCGCTGTTTTGCTCCTTGTGGTTTATTTTTCTCTGATTTCtcgcttcttctttttttttttttattctttttttccttccctCCCCTGAGTGGGACCACGCAGCTGACGCCTGCTGTAAATCATATCGCGGTAACAAAAGATGCCTTGTGTTAAATATCATCTCCACGCTGCCAGCCCCCGAGCGATTCCCTCATCGTTGTGCCATTAGAGTAATTCCgcaattcaaaaaaaaaaaaacaaccaagaggaggaaaaaaaaaaactcaccccTTCTTTGTGGTTTATTGTCCTGTCAAGCGGGCCTCTGCGCCATCGATTCTCACTCAGTGGTCTTTTCAGATGCTAAAAGGAGGAGAGGGGTGGTGGGTAGGGtgggatggaggaggaggaggaggggtgttgtggaggaggaggggtggggggaggggggtacCGGGGTGGGTGTGAGAAACAGACTGGGAGAGTCGATCACAaaggtggagaaaaaaaaaaaaatccacccgaGAGGAGGCGAGGATGCAGCTTCAGCAGCGCGGCTGCAGGAGAGGAGACTGGCCGCCTCCGGCGCTCCGTCAGGCGGCAGTCATTTCAAATGTCCCCGCTCcgtcacccccccccccgctaCAGATGTTTTCCTTTCCGTGCatcttattgatttttttttttaatgttaattcCCTTGAGTCCAGATAACTGTTTATACTTTCTCAGGGAGAGTTGTTAAAAATCAATATTATAGAGAGGCGCTAATTTGCCATATTGTGCCAAAAGGAGGAAATTAAAACTGCAAAGCATATTATCATCCTTAGTAACACTTTTCTATATACTGCtaaagagggagaaagaaggTAAAGGCTTGAAAAAGCCAGAAATGAAGGAAAAACAATCAGGGAAcaacaagaaaagaaacaaatagGATTTTTGAAGTTGTATTCCCATAATAAACATCCTTAGTAGCAGTATTCTACAGTCAACAAACTTTTCAAGAAgcagaaagataaaaaaaaaggtgaaagacagaaaagaggaggaaaagagagaaagtagATAAAACAACACACCAAGAAAATTATTTTTCTAATCTTATTCCCAAAAGGCTCAACTTTTTGGAAAGCCCAGGACATTATAGGCTAGATATGGTTTCCAGAcagttaagaaaaaaaatctatatttcCAGACTAGGATACTGTATATCGGCTACTTCCGTATTTGAGTGAAAAAGGGGGAAATCAGGTGCACTTTCCTTTAAAGCAAATTGTCAccataagtaaaaaaaaaacatatttccagATTTGCCTCTTTGTCACTGTACTGAGTGAAAACTGGAAAGAATATTGACATCCTTATTAACAGGTTTCTATAGTCAGCATCTTTGTCAAATTGAGGAAGCAAGGgtgataaaacaaaaaagaaataaagtaaaagtaacaaaaaaataagagcaaagacaaactaaagaAGTACAATTGTTGGTtacacttgaaggtatctacataagagtgacgtgacactgtcatgaacaagtcataaacaagtcaaacatttatgacaatgcttcttttagtgtcattcggtttttgtcatgacaagttatggttagagttagggttcatgtgtgaTGAccgtcatgtcactcttatctagataccttcaagtaaagtgttacattttttttcttattcccACACGGACAGTCCGTTTCAAAAGTTGAAAAGATATTCTTCCAaggaacagttaaaaaaaaaaagatgtttcgAGACACCGTTTGCCGCTGTATTGAGTAAAATTAAATGTGAGCAAAGCAAATTAACATCTTCAGTAGCATTTATCTCCAGTTAACAGCACACTGTCcaaggagggagggaaaaaaGGAAACTATGGACGGAggaacatttcattttttaggTTCACCTATTATTAAAAGTCCAGGAAACTAAATTCTTCCAgggagtgtaaaaaaaaaaaaaatttcaagaTGCTTATTTGCTAAAATGGTAGATATTTCTATTTCATTCTTAAATTTACTTTCCAAAAAGGAAGAAGCATGTGCACCAGTGAATGATCATGGTTAAGTAGCACTTTTCTACAAACTGTTCAGAAGAGTGAAAGATAAACCGAAAAACAAGAGAAATGAGCAATATGGAATAGAAAAGACAATATAGATGTAGGATAGATAGAAAGGAAACCAATAAAAATGGTAAAGGACAAAAGGAGGCACAACAAGAGAGAAACTAtagttatttaaatgaaatcttTATTAACAAGgcaaacattaaaatacaaaatgcacCTCCCCTTCATgagacaacaaaaacaaaaaaacttagtCAAAACAAGTTACTCAAACCATTTGAACACAAGTTACAGATCGGAAAAataatacccccccccccccactccccctcagagGCTTCACTTTGCTGCCTGCTGGGCCTGACGGCGCAGCAGCACGTAGATCTTCTCTTTGATCCAGTCCTTGTTGTACGGCTGGTACGTCTGTGTGTCGGCACGATACCTGAGGCAGCACAAAGAAAACGACATTCAGTGTCACATTCCTTTGAGGCTTGGCTGCCCTGGATGCTCACGTTCTCTCATGCACactagacaaaaaataaataaagaaaattcgCATGAGACTTGTCTCTGTTTGCTCGTCCTCTCAAGGGCATTTTAGCAGAGCGGTTGCTTGTCCACACGGTGGCTTGAACCCAAACAAAGGGGCTTCTTTTAGGTAGAGAGAGCTGTCATCTGCTCTTACAGGATACCTGCAGCACTGTGGGTTAGAATCCTGGCTTGATTTTCTGCACTCACTGTAACCGCCGGCTCAAGGAGCCATGAAGTAGTGTCGCTGGGAGcagggaaatctgtttagagtgcttattttaatttataaaaataatCAATATTTGGCGCCAGCGTATCGAGAATCGTACGTAGAAGGACAGCGATATATTGCCGTATCGATATTTTGTCCCACCTCTATTCAGTATCTTGAAATGTGACCATCTTGATGACTTCCCTCCAAATACAATCAGTAGAAAAACCTCTGGGACACTAGTATTTGTGCATACTATACTTGTAGAGTACAACCACAGtggtagtctggctatcaccagaccaagctcaatcttttaagattgaacattagtctggggagtctgctctgtattttctactgcacaagaggcgtgatcaacgggcatagttcaaatgactctgtacgcaattggatagtccttcaaccaatcagaccaacgatccgggtgacgtagcagcgacagcgccATCAActggttgctgcgcttcggtggccgccatgttgaacgtaaacaaaaagctgctttccgtcacttctctatcgtcatcgtggtggataagccagtttgtgattggtccccgcagatttgtaactgaagcaggatagataaacgtacaggtttccagcctgagctgcagggagaaatcaaaccgccggcagatcgggctgggtttacccagtctaccaAAGTGGTGTATTTTAAATATCATTAATGTCATTAGTTTGTTTCCTTGTCCAACTTACACCAAACAGCTGAGGTCAGCCAGGTCGTCGATGAAGTCAAACAGCTGGCTGATGTCGTACGTTATTGACGGACTGTTGGGGTTCATTCTCTTTAAATGCTCCTCGTACATCTTACACACACCTGCGCAGGAGACAGAGGATCCAGTATGTTACACACATCCATATAAAAATCACGTTAACCCAGATCATCTGCATTAGAGAAAATAGACAAATATGTAGCAAAACGTTTTCATATTGACTGGACACGGTTTGGATCCCTACAGGAATTTGTTAAAACTGTTGCACTCTATATTGTCAACTAAATATCTGACAAAGTTTTTTTGTGCTGTAGCCAGCTGGCATGCCAGCCACTTGCATGGTAGCTCTGCAccggtgtatgaatgtgtgtgtgtgtgtgaacgggTGAACGAGAGGCAAATTGCAAAGCGATTTCTCCGGTAAGGTAGAAAGGCGATGTATAAATGCAGCCATTTACCATGTCAACGGTGAATATAAAATGGATACAACAACTATTTACAATACATAAATGTTACTAGGTTCAACTAAGTAAGATCGCAACTTTTTACAGAAAAAGAAGACActattaatcctgcaaggggaaatAAAAATAAGGAAAGGTAACACTGGGGCTTATCTAAACATGAGAC includes:
- the LOC116057561 gene encoding enhancer of rudimentary homolog, with amino-acid sequence MSHTILLVQPTKRPEGRTYADYESVNECMEGVCKMYEEHLKRMNPNSPSITYDISQLFDFIDDLADLSCLVYRADTQTYQPYNKDWIKEKIYVLLRRQAQQAAK